A portion of the Chelmon rostratus isolate fCheRos1 chromosome 15, fCheRos1.pri, whole genome shotgun sequence genome contains these proteins:
- the LOC121618463 gene encoding kanadaptin translates to MAASPTLDVCVKTADGEMNSAMERDECSATENGGEPENKDVPKPEPETEDIFKKPTIFVAPSLTSKRSSVAAPSKPTAAETKTLTKNNKAEVGDATKDDSSGPVNESKTTEKGQEEDKKDAKDKNEAPVRTKPEAKPRVLTPKGPPSGKFPPIPYTEPHWGGKSPDIPYALEILKNGTIVDTVPLTQRSYFVVGRLPVCDVSLEHPSISRYHAVIQYRREAGEGESVGEEAGFYIHDLGSTHGTVVNKNKIPPKTYIRIRVGHVLKFGGSTRLFILQGPEYDEEAESDLTMTELRQRAQKQKAELERRMMGDGSDDEEEEKEEGQDDEGNKGHSKLSNEDSGCSWGMAEEAVQEEDENEENPFSTEFHEDQEAAYLKDPKKALQGFYDREGEELEFEYEDKSHGSWLCRIKLPVDDAMGRQLVAEVTHTGKKKEAAVQCCLEACRMLEARGLLRQEAVSRKRKKKNWEDEDYYDSDDDTFLDRTGTVEKKRQERMKKAGKIEERPETYESLVAKLSEVEKELAETQKKLSADRGGSSSSSTEDSLDAFMTAVRSEAAIDAVERRKLHVHAADLRKDAQRLRKLVELTRPAQMPSLLPSGNSEPEKPKKSLPLFGAMKGGSKFKLKTGTIGRLPPKRPNLPAELFNMKALSPAVEEEEEEEESEDNGAEERATVPDINVDSEVFSASTSQESTSSGQRRQQPAQSQKPKEQSCKQRRDEEPAEAADQLPQRSGNSKAVGPSSPESKAEGSREPAAELGPRKNVKKKVMGPSRPPVQLSGQYPEDDPDYCVWMPPAGQTGDGRTSLNDKYGY, encoded by the exons ATGGCCGCCTCCCCGACGTTAGacgtgtgtgtgaaaactgcgGACGGAGAAATGAATTCTGCAATGGAAAGGGACGAGTGTTCGGCCACTGAGAATGGAGGGGAACCTGAAAACAAAGACGTACCCAAACCTGAACCAGAAACGGAGGACATTTTTAAGAAACCGACTATTTTCGTTGCACCTTCCCTCACCAGCAAACGCAGCAGTGTGGCTGCTCCGTCCAAACCAACAGCAGCCGAAACAAAAACTctgacaaaaaataacaaagctgaAGTTGGTGATGCTACTAAAGACGATTCTTCGGGTCCtgtaaatgaaagcaaaacCACCGAAAAGGGCcaggaagaggacaaaaaagacGCTAAAGACAAGAATGAGGCTCCTGTCAGAACCAAGCCAGAAGCTAAACCCAGAGTGCTTACTCCTAAAGGGCCTCCGTCCGGTAAATTCCCTCCTATCCCATATACAGAGCCGCACTGGGGTGGCAAGTCTCCGGATATCCCCTATGCGTTGGAAATCCTTAAAAACGGCACCATAGTGGACACGGTGCCCCTCACACAGAGAAGTTACTTCGTGGTTGGACGTTTACCTGTGTGTGACGTCTCTTTGGAGCACCCCTCCATCTCCAGGTATCATGCAGTGATCCAGTACCGCAGGGAGGCTGGAGAGGGGGAGTCTGTCGGAGAGGAGGCGGGCTTTTACATCCATGACCTGGGCAGCACACACGGCACTGTGGTGAACAAGAATAAGATTCCCCCGAAGACCTACATCAGAATACGCGTGGGGCATGTCCTAAAGTTTGGTGGGAGCACGAGGCTGTTTATCCTTCAG GGTCCAGAGTATGATGAGGAAGCAGAGTCTGACCTAACAATGACTGAGCTGAGGCAGCGAGCCCAAAAACAgaaggcagagctggagaggaggatgatgggagaCGGctctgatgatgaggaggaggagaaggaggaaggcCAAGACGACGAAGGCAACAAGGGCCACAGCAAACTGTCAAATGAAGACTCAGGATGTTCATGGGGAATGG CTGAGGAGGCTGTTCAAGAGGAAGACGAGAACGAGGAAAACCCCTTTTCAACAGAGTTCCACGAGGACCAGGAGGCTGCCTACCTGAAAGACCCAAAGAAGGCTTTGCAGGGCTTCTACGACAGAGAAG gagaggagctggagttTGAGTATGAAGACAAAAGCCACGGCAGCTGGCTCTGCAGAATAAA GCTTCCTGTGGACGATGCCATGGGCCGGCAGCTGGTTGCCGAGGTGACCCACAcagggaagaagaaagaagcagcCGTCCAGTGCTGCCTGGAAGCTTGTCGAATGCTGGAAGCCAGAGGGTTGCTGCGACAGGAAGCAG TGTCCCGTAAGCGCAAGAAGAAGAACTGGGAGGATGAGGACTACTACGACAGTGATGATGACACCTTCCTGGATCGAACCGGCACTgtggagaagaagaggcaggagagaatgaaaaaggcaggaaagatTGAGGAGCGGCCTGAGACCTATGAATCATTG GTGGCCAAACTGtcagaggtggagaaggagctgGCAGAGACTCAGAAAAAGCTCAGTGCTGATAGGGGAG gctcctccagctcctccactgaGGACTCGCTGGATGCCTTCATGACCGCAGTGCGGAGCGAGGCAGCGATAGACGCCGTGGAGCGCAGGAAGCTCCACGTGCATGCAGCCGACTTGCGCAAAGATGCTCAGAGGCTCCGCAAACTGGTTGAACTCACACGGCCCGCCCAGATGCCTTCACTGCTGCCGAG TGGCAACTCGGAGCCAGAGAAGCCTAAAAAGAGCTTGCCGCTGTTTGGAGCCATGAAGGGAGGAAGCAAATTCAAACTGAAGACTGGTACCATTGGG AGGTTGCCACCTAAGCGCCCCAACTTGCCCGCAGAGCTCTTCAACATGAAAGCGCTTTCGCCTgctgtggaagaggaggaagaggaagaggagagtgaggatAATGGTGCTGAAGAGCGTGCGACTGTTCCAGACATTAATGTTGACTCTGAAGTGTTCAGCGCATCCACGTCTCAAGAGAGCACTTCCTCAGGACAGCGAAGGCAGCAACCTGCGCAGTCTCAAAAGCCAAAAG AGCAAAGctgcaagcagaggagagacgaGGAGCCTGCTGAAGCAGCGGATCAGCTTCCTCAGCGCAGCGGCAACAGCAAGGCTGTGGGCCCATCCAGTCCAG AGTCCAAAGCTGAAGGAAGCAGAgagccagcagcagagctcGGCCCCAGAaagaatgtgaagaagaaaGTGATGGGCCCCAGCAGG CCACCAGTGCAGCTTTCAGGACAGTATCCAGAGGACGACCCCGATTATTGTGTCTGGATGCCTCCTGCAG GTCAGACTGGAGATGGCCGCACAAGCCTTAACGACAAGTACGGCTACTGA
- the supt7l gene encoding STAGA complex 65 subunit gamma has product MMRYWGEIPGPAGAPPSRSSFDLLQREFRSVEMQDPPLHQPSAHRPRPTTMLDIPSEPCSLTIHTVQLCQHARRLRGLLAAAQAQAQGQSSASSEGGSRLEEADTNLPLRPPTPPVMPDDLLPVDSKAPRQPFQLRHSDPESDFYKGKGEPVTELSWPSCRQLLYQSVATVLAHAGFESAQESVLETLTDLVHEHYLRVTRLLRVAVDREARLGASPFPDVVEQVFHEVGIGSVLALQRFWQVRIKDYHSYMLQVSKDLSEEYERLVNPEKALEDSKPPRIKEEPMSDISFPVSEEPEADLASGDQALPMGVLGAHGERLASGLDGDHSPHTSGGGGANNSPLWPQVKMEPQDSEEGQGAGHHHHHHHHHSVLGGDVFEEGGPMSTMSESGGAMAPSPGGGVSDGSYASHSPDSLMGTSPVFNQRPKKRAKKM; this is encoded by the exons ATGATGCGTTACTGGGGTGAGATTCCTGGACCTGCAGGGGCTCCTCCCAGTCGCAGCTCCTTTGACTTGCTCCAGCGTGAGTTTCGCTCAGTGGAGATGCAGGACCCTCCCCTGCATCAGCCCTCAGCGCATCGCCCGCGGCCCACCACAATGCTGGACATCCCCTCAGAGCCCTGCAGCCTCACCATCCACACAGTACAGCTGTGTCAGCATGCCCGCCGCCTCCGTGGTCTCTTGGCAGCGGCCCAAGCCCAGGCTCAGGGTCAGAGCTCAGCATCCTCTGAGGGTGgcagcaggctggaggaggctgataCCAACCTGCCCTTGCGTCCTCCCACCCCACCTGTCATGCCAGATGACCTTCTGCCTGTGGATAGCAAAGCCCCACGGCAGCCCTTCCAGCTACGTCACAGTGACCCTGAAAGTGACTTCTATAA GGGTAAAGGCGAGCCTGTCACAGAACTGAGTTGGCCCTCCTGCAGACAGCTCCTCTATCAGTCAGTGGCCACTGTCTTGGCCCATGCCGGCTTTGAGTCGGCCCAGGAGAGCGTGCTAGAGACGCTGACGGACCTGGTCCATGAGCATTACTTGCGGGTCACCCGCCTGCTGCGGGTGGCGGTGGATCGGGAGGCTCGGCTCGGAGCCAGTCCCTTCCCAGACGTGGTGGAACAAGTGTTCCATGAGGTGGGCATCGGCAGCGTGCTGGCCCTGCAGCGCTTCTGGCAAGTCCGGATCAAGGACTATCACAGCTATATGCTGCAG GTGAGTAAGGATCTGTCGGAGGAATACGAGCGACTGGTGAACCCAGAGAAGGCTCTGGAGGACTCGAAACCCCCGAGGATCAAGGAGGAGCCCATGAGTGACATCTCCTTCCCTGTTAGCGAGGAGCCTGAGGCCGACCTGGCGTCTGGGGACCAAGCTCTGCCCATGGGGGTCCTCGGGGCCCACGGCGAGAGGCTGGCTTCTGGCCTGGATGGTGACCATTCTCCTCACACCTCAG GTGGGGGCGGGGCCAACAACTCGCCGCTGTGGCCGCAGGTGAAAATGGAGCCACAGGATAGCGAGGAGGGCCAGGGTGCTggccatcaccaccaccaccaccatcaccacagCGTGCTGGGCGGAGATGTGTTCGAGGAGGGCGGGCCCATGTCCACCATGAGCGAGTCAGGAGGAGCCATGGCGCCCTCACCTGGAGGCGGGGTGTCAGATGGCAGCTACGCGTCGCATTCGCCCGACTCTTTGATGGGAACCTCGCCCGTCTTCAACCAAAGGCCGAAGAAACGGGCAAAGAAGATGTGA
- the si:dkey-16j16.4 gene encoding uncharacterized protein si:dkey-16j16.4, translating into MLKTLTKKLRRHSLNEIHPFHLKISYHGNGEGVESDDSEGENQELAQIDRERRRNCALTPLATSQQHNQGPLSPARLRRLRLLLDANLDRHSSEEELERISCGDNRKWVSALPQRHSDHHSSASSDEEVRDLCGCGSPAASARPLVEPGACLAASPSPVLFSSSPPRSLKPPPMRFQLQVVQPVARPIILTHFDQSAPYRKYRHSFGGEPGRPSLDLEKMQQKMLLKKNCGGKARTIKIRNLTGNRPPPRYTYDPSIFAFRSLSTVPPSCPLTPSEDPPCS; encoded by the exons ATTTCTTACCATGGCAATGGAGAGGGAGTGGAGAGTGATGACTCAGAGGGGGAGAACCAGGAGCTTGCACAGATTGACAGAG AGAGACGGAGAAATTGTGCCCTCACCCCCTTGGCCACCAGCCAGCAGCACAACCAGGGTCCGCTCTCTCCAGCCCGGTTACGACGCCTCCGCCTGCTTTTAGATGCCAATCTGGATCGCCACTCTTCAGAGGAAGAACTCGAGCGTATCAGCTGCGGCGACAACAGGAAGTGGGTGTCTGCGCTTCCCCAGCGCCATAGCGATCACCACAGCAGCGCCTCCAGTGATGAGGAGGTGCGGGACCTCTGTGGCTGCGGGTCACCGGCCGCCTCCGCCAGGCCGCTGGTTGAGCCGGGTGCTTGCTTGGCTGCCTCGCCCAGCCCTGTACTCTTCAGCTCCAGTCCACCACGTAGCCTCAAGCCACCCCCCATGCGCTTTCAGCTGCAGGTGGTGCAGCCAGTGGCACGGCCCATCATTTTGACCCACTTTGACCAGTCAGCACCTTACAGAAAGTATCGGCACAGTTTCGGTGGGGAGCCGGGGAGGCCCAGTCTGGACCTGGAGAAAATGCAACAG aaaatgctgctgaaaaagaACTGTGGAGGGAAAGCGCGGACTATAAAGATCCGG AATCTGACTGGCAATCGTCCTCCGCCCAGGTACACCTACGACCCCTCCATCTTCGCCTTCCGCTCCTTGAGCACAGTGCCCCCCTCCTGCCCCCTGACCCCGTCCGAGGATCCTCCCTGCTCATAA